From the Paludisphaera mucosa genome, one window contains:
- a CDS encoding DUF1573 domain-containing protein: MRSMRLNAFLVLVATACPAALGQNYDWLNAALPERAYDFGVVARGSQLRHAFPVVNRGDQEIRILEWRTKCGCTDVKVGAKVIPPGTQTTVEVTVDTTRFLGHKPSGLTLIFETPSYVQVDLNTSCFIRGDIVTTPGQLDFGIVRRSDKAASAALTLTYAGGRADWAVTSMGTQSDKIKAECRETGRSADGQIVFALSATLSPSVPNGYFKDEVTVETNDGQKIPISVVANVQGAVALTPSIINFGQIKPGQSVTKTVLVRSDKPFSITNLTTTKDDLQTEDQAKGSQPVHQVKLTLKAPEQAGAFHSLMTVKTDIPDEPEAVLKTFATVGP, from the coding sequence ATGCGTTCGATGAGACTCAACGCGTTCCTGGTCCTGGTCGCGACGGCCTGCCCGGCGGCCCTGGGCCAGAATTACGACTGGCTCAACGCGGCCCTGCCCGAGCGGGCCTACGACTTCGGCGTCGTCGCGCGGGGCTCGCAGCTCCGGCACGCCTTCCCGGTCGTCAATCGGGGCGATCAGGAGATCCGCATCCTGGAATGGCGGACGAAGTGCGGCTGCACCGACGTCAAGGTGGGCGCGAAGGTGATCCCCCCGGGCACGCAGACGACCGTCGAGGTCACCGTCGACACGACGCGATTCCTCGGCCACAAGCCGTCGGGCCTCACCCTGATCTTCGAAACGCCGTCGTACGTCCAGGTCGACCTGAACACCTCGTGCTTCATCCGCGGCGACATCGTGACGACCCCCGGCCAGCTCGACTTCGGGATCGTCCGCCGCTCCGACAAGGCCGCCTCCGCCGCCCTGACGCTGACCTACGCCGGCGGCCGCGCCGACTGGGCGGTCACGTCGATGGGCACCCAGTCCGACAAGATCAAGGCCGAGTGTCGCGAGACCGGCCGGTCCGCGGACGGCCAGATCGTCTTCGCGCTGTCGGCGACCCTCAGCCCCAGCGTCCCCAACGGCTACTTCAAGGACGAGGTCACCGTCGAGACCAACGACGGCCAGAAGATCCCGATCTCCGTCGTGGCCAACGTCCAGGGCGCGGTGGCGCTGACCCCGTCGATCATCAACTTCGGCCAGATCAAGCCCGGCCAGAGCGTGACCAAGACGGTCCTCGTGCGTTCCGACAAGCCGTTCAGCATCACCAACCTGACGACCACCAAGGACGACCTCCAGACCGAAGACCAGGCCAAGGGGTCGCAGCCCGTCCACCAGGTCAAGCTCACGCTCAAGGCGCCCGAGCAGGCGGGGGCCTTCCACTCGCTCATGACCGTCAAGACGGACATCCCGGACGAGCCCGAGGCCGTGCTGAAGACGTTCGCCACGGTCGGTCCATGA